DNA sequence from the Arthrobacter crystallopoietes genome:
GTAGATGCCTTCGGCATAGCGGGCGGCGAGGTCGCGTCCCTGCTCCGAGGCACCGGCTTGGAACAGCACCGGCCGGCCCTGCGGGGAGCGCGGGACGGTTAGCGGGCCGTCCACCAGAAAGTGCTGTCCTGAATGGTGGAGCGGCGCAACTTCGGCCGGATCCGCGTAGTAGCCCTGCCGGTCGAGGACGAGCGCGTCGTCGGTCCAGGAATCCCACAGCCGCTGGGCGACGTCGATGAATTCGGCGGCGCGGTCGTAGCGTTCCTGATGTCCGGGAATGGCCGCCATGCCGTGGTTGCGTGCCTCGGCGTCGAACATCGATGTGACGACGTTCCAACCGATGCGCCCGGCGCTGATGTGGTCCAGCGAGGCCAGCATGCGGGCGGCGTGGAAGGGCGTGTAGAAGGTGGCCGACACGGTACTGACCAGGCCGATCCTGCTGGTGGCCCGGGCCATGGCTGACAGCGCGGTGAGGGGTTCCAGATGCCAGAGCGGCCCCGCGCCCAGGTTGCCGGTTGAGTGCCCGTCGGCGAAGAAAACAGCATCGAACAGGCCTCGCTCCGCGGTTTGGGCCAGCCGCTCGTAGAATGCGATGTCGCCGAGCTGTTCAATGGGCGATTGCGGCCGGCGCCAGGCGGCGCTGTGGTGGCCGCAGCCGAACAGGAACGCGTTGAAGTGCAGTTGCCGCGCCGCCATTAGTTCATCACCAGTCCGCCGTCGACCATCAGGTTCTGCCCGGTCACCGAGCGGGCCCAGGGCGACGCGAAGAACAGT
Encoded proteins:
- a CDS encoding LLM class flavin-dependent oxidoreductase — its product is MAARQLHFNAFLFGCGHHSAAWRRPQSPIEQLGDIAFYERLAQTAERGLFDAVFFADGHSTGNLGAGPLWHLEPLTALSAMARATSRIGLVSTVSATFYTPFHAARMLASLDHISAGRIGWNVVTSMFDAEARNHGMAAIPGHQERYDRAAEFIDVAQRLWDSWTDDALVLDRQGYYADPAEVAPLHHSGQHFLVDGPLTVPRSPQGRPVLFQAGASEQGRDLAARYAEGIYAVAYDLASAQAYYADVKRRIAAAGRNPDKVAVMPGLVTYLGTTTAEAKAKQAETDALLPTEHSLAQLGTFIQQDCSGWELDAPVPSLPPASEFTGPQGRYTTILRIIDAEKPTVRQLLGRLAAGGGHCTMTGTPEQVADQIELWFTSGGADGFNLMPPLLPDSLNEFVDRVIPVLQRRGLFRTSYTGSTLREHLGLDRPAVGDFAL